In one window of Burkholderia cepacia ATCC 25416 DNA:
- the argE gene encoding acetylornithine deacetylase — protein MSDTSSRALLERLIGFATVSRDSNLEMIGFIGDYLAGFGVESELFYNAERTKASLYATIGPRDRGGIALSGHTDVVPVDGQAWTVEPFRLTERDGRLYGRGTADMKGFIASALAAVPAFVARPLRVPVHLAFSYDEEVGCLGVRPMLDALAARAHRPRLCLIGEPTELKPVLGHKGKLAMRCHVKGAACHSAYAPSGVNAIDYAAKLIGRLGEIGAALARPERHDGRFDPPFSTVQTGLIKGGRALNIVPAECEFDFEVRALPDFDAHDVPRKLQDYAESELLPRMRAVQPDTDIRLQPLGAYPGLATAPDSEAARLLAMLSGSDAFGTVAFGTEGGLFGQAGIPAVVCGPGSMDQGHKPDEFVTLDQLHGCDAMLSRLAAYLSSAA, from the coding sequence ATGAGTGACACGTCGAGCCGCGCGTTGCTCGAGCGGCTGATCGGTTTCGCGACGGTCAGCCGCGATTCGAATCTCGAGATGATCGGTTTCATCGGCGACTATCTCGCGGGCTTCGGCGTCGAGAGCGAACTGTTCTACAACGCGGAACGGACGAAGGCGAGCCTGTACGCGACGATCGGGCCGCGCGATCGCGGCGGCATCGCGCTGTCGGGCCATACCGACGTGGTGCCGGTCGACGGACAGGCGTGGACGGTCGAGCCGTTCCGGCTGACCGAGCGCGACGGCCGCCTGTACGGGCGCGGCACGGCCGACATGAAGGGCTTCATCGCGTCGGCGCTCGCGGCCGTGCCGGCGTTCGTCGCACGGCCGCTGCGCGTGCCCGTGCATCTCGCGTTCTCGTACGACGAGGAAGTCGGCTGCCTCGGCGTGCGGCCGATGCTCGACGCACTGGCCGCGCGAGCGCACCGGCCGCGCCTGTGCCTGATCGGCGAGCCGACCGAGCTGAAGCCGGTGCTCGGCCACAAGGGCAAGCTCGCGATGCGCTGCCACGTGAAGGGGGCCGCGTGCCATTCGGCGTACGCGCCGTCGGGCGTCAACGCGATCGACTATGCGGCGAAGCTGATCGGCCGGCTCGGCGAGATCGGCGCGGCGCTCGCGCGGCCCGAACGGCACGACGGCCGCTTCGATCCGCCGTTCTCGACCGTGCAGACGGGGCTGATCAAGGGCGGCCGCGCGCTGAACATCGTGCCGGCCGAATGCGAGTTCGACTTCGAGGTGCGTGCGCTGCCGGATTTCGACGCGCACGACGTGCCGCGGAAGCTGCAGGACTATGCGGAATCCGAACTGTTGCCGCGAATGCGTGCGGTGCAGCCCGATACCGACATTCGATTGCAGCCGCTGGGCGCGTATCCGGGGCTGGCCACGGCGCCGGACAGCGAGGCCGCGCGCCTGCTCGCGATGCTGAGCGGTTCCGATGCGTTCGGCACGGTCGCATTCGGCACCGAGGGCGGGCTGTTCGGGCAGGCCGGGATTCCGGCAGTCGTATGCGGGCCCGGCAGCATGGACCAGGGGCACAAGCCCGACGAGTTCGTCACGCTAGACCAGCTGCATGGATGCGACGCGATGCTGAGTCGTCTGGCTGCGTATCTGTCGTCGGCCGCCTGA
- a CDS encoding DUF1028 domain-containing protein, with translation MTFSIVGRCPETGQLGIAISSSSIAVGARCPWVRAGVGAVATQNITLPALGPQILDLIEHEQLAPAAALDRALSANGWSQYRQVTVIDGQGQTACFTGKEALGTHHAVRGEQCVAAGNLLASPDVIDAMARAFEQAPGLLADRLLAAMHAAIAAGGEAGPVHSAALKVAGDVTWPIVDLRVDWADADPVGQLDALWRAYRPQMQDYQTRALNPTAAPSYGVPGDE, from the coding sequence ATGACTTTCTCCATCGTCGGGCGCTGCCCGGAGACGGGCCAGCTCGGCATCGCGATCAGCTCGTCGAGCATCGCGGTGGGCGCGCGCTGCCCGTGGGTGCGCGCGGGCGTCGGCGCCGTCGCGACGCAGAACATCACGCTGCCGGCGCTCGGCCCGCAGATCCTCGACCTGATCGAGCACGAACAGCTCGCGCCCGCCGCGGCGCTCGACCGCGCGCTCAGCGCGAACGGCTGGAGCCAGTACCGGCAGGTCACGGTGATCGACGGGCAGGGGCAGACCGCGTGCTTCACCGGCAAGGAAGCGCTCGGCACGCATCACGCGGTGCGCGGCGAACAGTGCGTGGCGGCCGGCAACCTGCTGGCTTCGCCGGACGTGATCGACGCGATGGCGCGCGCCTTCGAGCAGGCGCCCGGCCTGCTCGCCGATCGCCTGCTCGCCGCGATGCACGCGGCGATCGCGGCCGGCGGCGAGGCGGGGCCGGTGCACTCGGCCGCGCTGAAGGTGGCCGGCGACGTGACCTGGCCGATCGTCGACCTGCGCGTCGACTGGGCCGATGCCGATCCGGTCGGGCAGCTCGATGCGCTGTGGCGGGCGTATCGGCCGCAGATGCAGGACTACCAGACGCGCGCGCTGAACCCGACCGCCGCGCCGAGCTACGGAGTGCCGGGCGATGAGTGA
- a CDS encoding RidA family protein, with protein MSQPTHTRIRMFNTKDTYPNQTLDNDLCQAVRAGNTVYVRGQVGTDFDGNLVGLGDPRAQAEQAMKNVRQLLEEAGSDLTHIVKTTTYLIDPRYREPVYQEVGKWLKGVYPISTGLVVSALGQPQWLMEIDVIAVIPDNWQPNGAREAT; from the coding sequence ATGAGCCAACCGACCCATACCCGTATCCGCATGTTCAACACGAAGGATACCTACCCGAACCAGACGCTCGACAACGACCTATGCCAGGCCGTGCGGGCCGGCAACACCGTCTACGTGCGCGGCCAGGTCGGCACCGACTTCGACGGCAACCTGGTCGGCCTCGGCGACCCGCGCGCGCAGGCCGAGCAGGCGATGAAGAACGTCAGGCAGCTGCTGGAGGAAGCCGGCAGCGACCTCACGCACATCGTGAAGACGACGACCTACCTGATCGACCCGCGTTATCGCGAGCCGGTGTACCAGGAGGTCGGCAAGTGGCTGAAGGGCGTGTATCCGATCTCGACGGGGCTCGTCGTGTCCGCGCTCGGCCAGCCGCAGTGGCTGATGGAAATCGACGTGATCGCCGTGATTCCGGACAACTGGCAGCCGAACGGCGCCCGGGAGGCGACATGA
- a CDS encoding flavin-containing monooxygenase, which translates to MAVETTSIDTLVVGAGQAGVAMSEHLGKLGVPHLVLERSRIAERWRTGRWDSLVANGPAWHDRFPGLEFDGLDPDAFASKDQVADYFEAYARKFDAPIRTGVEVKRVVRNTGKPGFVVETSDGTIEANRVVVATGPFQRPVIPPIAPDDARLVEIHSADYRNPGQLPDGAVLVVGAGSSGVQIADELQRAGRRVYLSVGPHDRPPRAYRGRDFCWWLGVLGEWDKEVATPGREHVTIAVSGARGGHTVDFRKLANQGVTLVGLTKSFSGGVATFERDLAINLARGDENYLSLLDAADAYAARNGLDLPAEPDARHILPNPDCVAHPILALDLAGAGVTSIVWATGYAVDYGWLKVDAFDANGKPRHQRGVSKEPGIYFLGLPWLSRRGSSFIWGVWHDARHIADHIATQRTYLEYHDASQRRSASRPEPGGAASHADAQPLADAVN; encoded by the coding sequence GTGGCAGTCGAAACAACCTCAATCGATACGCTCGTCGTCGGCGCCGGTCAGGCCGGCGTGGCCATGAGCGAGCACCTGGGCAAGCTGGGCGTGCCGCATCTCGTGCTGGAGCGCAGCCGCATCGCCGAACGCTGGCGCACGGGGCGCTGGGATTCGCTGGTCGCGAACGGCCCCGCGTGGCACGACCGCTTCCCGGGGCTCGAATTCGACGGCCTCGACCCCGACGCGTTCGCGTCGAAAGACCAGGTCGCGGACTACTTCGAAGCGTATGCGCGCAAGTTCGACGCGCCGATCCGCACCGGCGTCGAGGTGAAGCGGGTCGTGCGCAATACCGGCAAGCCGGGTTTCGTCGTCGAGACGTCCGACGGCACGATCGAGGCGAACCGCGTGGTCGTCGCGACGGGGCCGTTCCAGCGCCCGGTGATTCCGCCGATCGCGCCGGACGACGCGCGCCTCGTGGAGATCCATTCCGCCGACTACCGCAACCCGGGCCAGCTCCCGGACGGCGCGGTGCTCGTGGTCGGCGCGGGTTCGTCGGGTGTGCAGATCGCCGACGAGCTGCAGCGCGCGGGCCGCCGGGTCTACCTGTCTGTCGGCCCGCACGACCGCCCGCCGCGCGCGTATCGCGGCCGCGACTTCTGCTGGTGGCTCGGCGTGCTCGGCGAATGGGACAAGGAAGTCGCGACGCCCGGCCGCGAACACGTGACGATCGCGGTGAGCGGCGCGCGCGGCGGCCATACGGTCGATTTCCGCAAGCTCGCGAACCAGGGCGTGACGCTCGTCGGGCTGACGAAGTCGTTCAGCGGCGGCGTGGCCACGTTCGAGCGCGATCTCGCGATCAATCTCGCGCGCGGCGACGAGAACTACCTGTCGCTGCTCGACGCGGCCGACGCCTATGCGGCACGCAACGGCCTCGACCTGCCGGCCGAACCCGACGCCCGCCACATCCTGCCGAACCCGGACTGCGTCGCGCACCCGATCCTCGCGCTCGACCTCGCTGGCGCGGGCGTCACGTCGATCGTCTGGGCGACGGGATATGCGGTCGACTACGGCTGGCTGAAGGTCGATGCGTTCGACGCGAACGGCAAGCCGCGGCACCAGCGCGGCGTGTCGAAGGAGCCGGGCATCTATTTCCTCGGGCTGCCGTGGCTGTCGCGGCGCGGCTCCAGCTTCATCTGGGGCGTGTGGCACGACGCGCGGCACATCGCCGATCACATCGCGACGCAGCGCACCTACCTCGAATACCACGACGCATCGCAGCGCCGCTCGGCATCGCGCCCGGAGCCGGGCGGCGCCGCGTCGCACGCCGACGCGCAGCCGCTCGCCGACGCGGTCAACTGA
- a CDS encoding RebB family R body protein, with protein MADKVNEQVTDALTQTNVNVVAGSPAQALGMLYQMFSQAVGISAQNMTQQQAALNQISNAVVSKAVAMILSVEASPKPAAGGAAQAPAAGPQTGSTH; from the coding sequence GTGGCAGACAAAGTCAATGAGCAGGTTACCGACGCGCTGACGCAGACCAATGTCAACGTCGTCGCGGGATCCCCGGCCCAGGCGCTGGGCATGCTTTACCAGATGTTCAGCCAGGCCGTCGGCATCTCGGCGCAGAACATGACGCAGCAGCAGGCGGCGCTGAACCAGATTTCGAACGCCGTCGTGTCGAAGGCGGTGGCCATGATCCTGTCCGTCGAAGCGTCGCCGAAGCCGGCAGCGGGCGGCGCGGCGCAAGCGCCGGCGGCCGGGCCGCAGACGGGTTCCACGCATTAG
- a CDS encoding RNA polymerase sigma factor: MTTSNQHAVSTPESPAQQLDHTWREMQGKLRRRARLLCKGDIHRADELLSDTALKVHIYLQRSPERVRNLAGFLFLALNHAFLDGARRRVRESGMLEFDPGWDDDHTVELAGHAPSVEQQLLLRQQLLRLEQVLSTLSSQQQMLFTLKFEEDRPYLHIAATLGINEPLARKRVELLRRKLREELA, from the coding sequence ATGACAACCTCGAACCAGCACGCTGTTTCGACGCCTGAGTCACCGGCGCAGCAGCTCGATCACACGTGGCGGGAAATGCAGGGGAAATTGCGGCGCCGCGCGCGCCTGTTGTGCAAGGGCGATATCCACCGTGCCGACGAACTGCTTTCCGATACCGCGCTCAAGGTCCACATCTACCTGCAACGTTCGCCCGAGCGCGTCCGGAACCTGGCCGGCTTTCTCTTTCTGGCGCTGAACCACGCGTTCCTCGACGGCGCGCGCCGCCGTGTGCGCGAAAGCGGCATGCTCGAATTCGACCCGGGCTGGGACGACGATCACACCGTCGAGCTGGCCGGCCACGCGCCGTCGGTGGAGCAGCAACTGCTGCTCCGGCAACAGCTGCTGCGTCTCGAGCAGGTGCTGTCCACGCTCTCCTCGCAGCAGCAGATGCTGTTCACGCTGAAGTTCGAGGAGGACCGGCCCTATCTGCACATCGCGGCGACGCTCGGGATCAACGAGCCGCTGGCCAGGAAGCGTGTCGAGCTGCTGCGCAGGAAATTGCGCGAGGAACTCGCGTGA
- a CDS encoding Crp/Fnr family transcriptional regulator has protein sequence MSVDQRSLAPKQNRIGIAFPLSGYFHHSFFTQCQRQRFSLGGRIVKQPCTENMPALVNGRTLCNIPILADLPESLLAHIERHLAPWPEHGNRLLFFKGDPGDFVAFVHCGRVYKTLHEPGGRELILGHSLPGELIGENTLVRAHRRSFTAQLSPDCRVSLLHRQYFAPLLANADFMERIHEQLCRHVHQLSDFVESTCLYRLEARLARHLLNRMQGNDLEVRLPESQSILAAMLNVSRPRLNSSLRKMQRDGLIRLHAHGVTIEKPEQLRTIVNAN, from the coding sequence ATGTCGGTCGACCAAAGGTCCCTGGCGCCGAAGCAAAACCGTATCGGGATCGCTTTCCCATTATCTGGTTATTTTCATCATTCATTTTTCACGCAATGCCAAAGGCAGCGTTTTTCGCTAGGTGGCCGCATCGTCAAACAACCTTGCACGGAAAACATGCCTGCCCTCGTCAACGGTCGAACGCTGTGCAATATCCCGATACTCGCCGATCTTCCGGAAAGCCTGCTCGCTCACATCGAGCGGCATCTCGCGCCCTGGCCCGAACACGGCAATCGCCTGTTGTTCTTCAAGGGCGATCCGGGCGATTTCGTCGCCTTCGTGCACTGCGGCCGCGTGTACAAGACGCTGCACGAACCCGGCGGACGCGAACTCATTCTCGGCCACTCGTTACCGGGCGAACTCATCGGCGAAAACACGCTGGTTCGCGCCCACCGGCGCAGCTTCACCGCGCAGTTGAGCCCCGACTGCCGCGTGTCGCTGCTGCATCGCCAGTACTTCGCGCCGCTGCTGGCCAACGCGGATTTCATGGAGCGCATCCACGAGCAGCTGTGCCGGCACGTGCACCAGCTGAGCGACTTCGTCGAATCGACGTGCCTGTACCGGCTCGAAGCCAGGCTCGCGCGCCATCTGCTGAACCGCATGCAAGGGAACGATCTCGAGGTGAGGTTGCCGGAGAGCCAGAGCATCCTCGCCGCGATGCTCAACGTCAGCCGGCCGCGACTGAACAGCAGCCTGCGGAAGATGCAGCGCGACGGCCTGATCCGGCTTCACGCGCACGGCGTGACGATCGAGAAGCCGGAGCAGCTGCGGACCATCGTCAACGCCAATTGA
- a CDS encoding RebB family R body protein, with the protein MPEQVSAAVTDAVTQANVKVVGEAPAVALGTLMQSNSHASAILLHNAVQMQANQAMSNLAATTVGVMQLYAGSPVAVAAAARSANDNFASQLTAVAQLMNAIGHWRG; encoded by the coding sequence ATGCCGGAACAGGTTTCCGCCGCGGTGACCGATGCGGTCACGCAAGCCAACGTCAAGGTGGTGGGCGAAGCGCCCGCCGTGGCCTTGGGCACGCTCATGCAGTCGAACAGCCATGCGTCCGCGATCCTGCTTCACAACGCGGTGCAGATGCAGGCGAACCAGGCGATGTCCAACCTCGCCGCCACGACCGTCGGTGTCATGCAGCTCTACGCCGGCTCGCCGGTGGCGGTGGCCGCCGCGGCGCGCTCCGCGAACGACAACTTTGCGTCGCAACTGACCGCCGTCGCGCAGTTGATGAACGCCATCGGCCACTGGCGCGGCTGA
- a CDS encoding RebB family R body protein, protein MANDTSAPTDSKDPKDPCNCKTCAVNAAITDAVTQTNVKVVGEAPAMATGSLYQAQSHSLSVLFENAVQQQSQAAVQLPTSTNVGTMQLYTLGPASAGAAATEIGSNGVLSVLADVLALGKALA, encoded by the coding sequence ATGGCAAATGATACAAGCGCCCCGACGGATTCGAAGGATCCGAAAGACCCCTGCAACTGCAAGACGTGCGCGGTCAATGCCGCGATCACCGACGCCGTCACGCAGACCAACGTCAAGGTGGTGGGTGAAGCGCCGGCGATGGCAACGGGCTCGCTGTACCAGGCCCAGAGCCATTCGCTCAGCGTGCTGTTCGAGAACGCCGTGCAGCAGCAGTCGCAGGCCGCGGTACAGCTGCCGACCTCGACGAACGTGGGCACGATGCAGCTCTACACGCTCGGGCCGGCGAGCGCCGGCGCCGCCGCGACGGAAATCGGCTCGAACGGCGTGCTGTCCGTGCTGGCCGATGTGCTCGCGCTCGGCAAGGCGCTGGCCTGA
- a CDS encoding RebB family R body protein — MGDTCQVCQVNPAITDAVTQVNVKVVAEAPAMAMGSLYQAQSHSLSILFENAVQQQSQAAIQSQTSTNVGTMQLYTIGPESAGAAATEIGANGIISILADVIAIGKAMRP; from the coding sequence ATGGGTGATACGTGTCAGGTGTGCCAGGTCAATCCCGCGATTACCGATGCCGTCACGCAGGTCAACGTCAAGGTGGTCGCCGAGGCGCCGGCGATGGCGATGGGCTCGCTGTACCAGGCCCAGAGCCATTCGCTCAGCATCCTGTTCGAGAACGCGGTGCAGCAGCAGTCGCAGGCCGCGATCCAGTCGCAGACGTCGACGAACGTGGGGACGATGCAGCTCTACACGATCGGGCCGGAAAGCGCGGGAGCGGCCGCCACGGAAATCGGCGCGAACGGGATCATTTCCATTCTGGCCGACGTGATCGCGATCGGGAAGGCGATGCGCCCGTAA
- a CDS encoding tyrosinase family protein yields the protein MNNASGVRVRPSIESLQVEYLKGNKKPLEDLMRAWKGIKALPPDDPNSFFMIGGFHGEPFRGAGWGSASYWGGYCNHGNVLFPTWHRAYLLRLEQALQSIPGCEQVMLPFWDETSEESLTKGIPWALTDPDFELDGEKIPNPLASFTFNRAITDNINGDDPNYSKPLPYVTVRYPLSGLVGTDKDRAATEKHNAKFKDAKENVVLLNRNIVDWLTSYIVVKGKVVPTNVKRKFEQCLDAPNYTVFSNTTSAAQWNENLPEGAIPVVPLESPHNKIHLAVGGFDVPHGPNKGDLSPIPGANGDMGENDTAGLDPIFYFHHCFIDRVFWLWQKRHGFTQHLDVIAEYPGTNSVDAQGPTPGTVPNSWLTLSSPLDPFKKSENGKERAYTSLDCINIEEQLGYTYGPGSLEDLPKLSLAATTVPAGNSSKVVRVSGLNRAPIAGSFLVSAYVNVDGERHLLGTEAVLSRWSVQYCANCQTHLEVKAFFPLDQFSVSAVEGAQYDVEIHTREGVRLQTQPASPPVSQAVAGAAPQAAPKLFRLEVR from the coding sequence ATGAATAACGCATCTGGAGTCAGAGTTCGTCCGTCGATCGAATCGTTGCAAGTCGAATATCTGAAAGGCAACAAAAAGCCGCTGGAAGACCTGATGCGCGCGTGGAAAGGCATCAAGGCATTGCCGCCCGACGATCCGAACTCGTTCTTCATGATCGGCGGCTTCCACGGCGAGCCGTTCCGCGGCGCCGGCTGGGGCTCGGCGTCTTACTGGGGCGGTTATTGCAACCACGGAAACGTGCTGTTCCCCACCTGGCACCGTGCGTACCTGCTGCGGCTGGAACAGGCGCTGCAGAGCATCCCCGGTTGCGAACAGGTGATGCTGCCGTTCTGGGACGAAACCAGCGAAGAGTCGCTGACGAAAGGCATCCCGTGGGCACTGACCGACCCGGATTTCGAGCTCGACGGCGAAAAGATTCCGAATCCGCTGGCCTCCTTCACGTTCAACCGGGCGATCACCGACAACATCAACGGCGACGATCCGAACTACAGCAAGCCGCTGCCTTACGTCACGGTTCGCTACCCGCTGTCGGGGCTCGTGGGTACCGACAAGGACCGGGCCGCGACCGAGAAGCACAACGCCAAGTTCAAGGATGCCAAGGAGAACGTGGTGTTGCTGAACCGGAACATCGTGGACTGGCTCACGTCCTACATCGTCGTCAAGGGCAAGGTGGTGCCGACCAACGTGAAGCGCAAGTTCGAGCAGTGCCTGGACGCGCCGAACTACACGGTGTTTTCCAACACGACGTCCGCGGCCCAGTGGAACGAGAATCTGCCGGAAGGCGCGATTCCCGTCGTCCCGCTCGAGTCGCCGCACAACAAGATTCACCTGGCGGTCGGCGGGTTCGACGTGCCGCACGGCCCGAACAAGGGCGACCTCTCGCCGATTCCGGGCGCCAACGGCGACATGGGCGAAAACGACACGGCGGGCCTCGACCCGATCTTCTATTTCCATCACTGCTTCATCGATCGCGTGTTCTGGCTGTGGCAGAAGCGGCACGGCTTCACGCAGCACCTCGACGTCATCGCCGAGTATCCGGGCACCAACTCGGTCGACGCGCAGGGGCCGACGCCGGGCACGGTGCCCAACTCGTGGCTCACGCTCTCGTCGCCGCTCGATCCGTTCAAGAAGAGCGAGAACGGCAAGGAGCGCGCCTATACGTCGCTCGACTGCATCAACATCGAGGAGCAGCTCGGCTACACGTACGGCCCCGGTTCGCTGGAAGACCTGCCGAAGCTCTCGCTGGCGGCGACGACCGTGCCGGCCGGCAACAGCAGCAAGGTCGTGCGCGTGTCCGGGCTGAATCGCGCGCCGATCGCGGGGTCGTTCCTGGTCTCCGCGTACGTCAACGTGGACGGCGAGCGGCACCTGCTCGGCACGGAGGCTGTGCTGAGCCGCTGGAGCGTGCAGTACTGCGCGAACTGCCAGACGCACCTCGAAGTGAAGGCGTTCTTTCCGCTGGACCAGTTCTCGGTGAGTGCGGTGGAGGGGGCCCAGTACGACGTCGAGATCCATACGCGCGAAGGCGTACGCCTGCAGACACAACCGGCTTCGCCGCCCGTTTCGCAAGCCGTCGCCGGTGCGGCTCCGCAAGCCGCGCCGAAACTGTTCCGGCTCGAGGTCCGATAA
- the trpS gene encoding tryptophan--tRNA ligase: protein MTHPTRPTILTGDRTTGPLHLGHYIGSLRARVQMQHEAKQFLLLADTQALTDNMGRRQRVTENVIEVALDYLAVGIDPAISTIVVQSQVPELAELSQYLLNLVTVARLERNPTIKEEIRLRGFERDIPAGFLTYPVSQAADITAFKATHVPVGDDQLPMIEQTNELVRRFNATVDRPVLVECEAVLSAVTRLPGIDGKAKMSKSLGNAITLGSTPDEITQAVKDMYTDPNHLRVSDPGQVEGNVVFTFLDAFEPDVQKVDELKAHYRRGGLGDSVVKRVLNERLQALIEPIRARRREFEADKAEVMAILKRGTMHARDVAGATLAEVKGAMGLNYFD from the coding sequence ATGACCCACCCGACCCGACCGACCATCCTCACCGGCGACCGCACGACCGGCCCGCTGCACCTCGGCCACTACATCGGCTCGCTGCGCGCGCGCGTGCAGATGCAGCACGAAGCGAAGCAGTTCCTGCTGCTCGCCGACACGCAGGCGCTGACCGACAACATGGGCCGCCGCCAGCGCGTCACCGAGAACGTGATCGAAGTCGCGCTCGACTATCTCGCCGTCGGCATCGATCCGGCGATCTCGACGATCGTCGTGCAGTCGCAGGTGCCCGAGCTCGCCGAGCTGTCGCAATACCTGCTCAACCTCGTCACGGTCGCGCGCCTCGAACGCAACCCGACCATCAAGGAAGAGATCCGCCTGCGCGGTTTCGAGCGCGACATCCCGGCCGGCTTCCTGACCTACCCGGTGAGCCAGGCGGCCGACATCACCGCGTTCAAGGCGACGCACGTGCCGGTCGGCGACGACCAGTTGCCGATGATCGAGCAGACCAACGAACTCGTGCGCCGCTTCAACGCGACGGTCGACCGGCCCGTGCTGGTCGAATGCGAGGCCGTGCTGTCGGCGGTCACGCGGCTGCCGGGGATCGACGGCAAGGCGAAGATGAGCAAGTCGCTCGGCAACGCGATCACGCTCGGCTCGACGCCGGACGAGATCACGCAGGCCGTGAAGGACATGTACACGGACCCGAACCACCTGCGCGTGAGCGATCCCGGCCAGGTCGAGGGCAACGTCGTGTTCACGTTCCTCGATGCGTTCGAGCCCGACGTGCAGAAGGTCGACGAGTTGAAGGCGCACTACCGTCGCGGCGGGCTCGGCGACAGCGTCGTCAAGCGCGTGCTGAACGAGCGGCTGCAGGCGCTGATCGAGCCGATCCGCGCGCGCCGCCGCGAATTCGAGGCCGACAAGGCCGAGGTGATGGCGATCCTGAAGCGCGGCACGATGCACGCGCGGGACGTGGCCGGCGCGACGCTCGCGGAGGTGAAGGGGGCGATGGGGTTGAACTACTTCGATTGA
- a CDS encoding VOC family protein produces the protein MQLLDHVSISVPDIELARPFYDAIMAALGAARVYDRGTALGYGERCNANDTASTFLAIYLDPAEIGVSKRHWCFKAASRAQVDAFFEAGLATGGQSDGEPGLRPHYHGDYYGAFLVDPAGNRVEAVCHASVPAHAS, from the coding sequence ATGCAACTGCTTGATCACGTGTCAATCAGCGTGCCGGATATCGAACTGGCGCGCCCGTTCTACGATGCCATCATGGCCGCGCTGGGCGCGGCCCGGGTCTATGACCGGGGCACCGCACTCGGCTACGGCGAACGCTGCAATGCGAACGACACCGCATCGACCTTTCTCGCGATCTACCTGGATCCCGCCGAAATCGGCGTGAGCAAGCGGCACTGGTGCTTCAAGGCCGCGAGCCGCGCGCAGGTGGATGCGTTTTTCGAGGCCGGCCTCGCGACGGGCGGGCAGTCCGACGGTGAGCCCGGCTTGCGGCCGCATTATCACGGCGACTACTACGGGGCGTTTCTCGTCGACCCGGCCGGCAACCGGGTCGAGGCGGTGTGCCACGCGTCCGTGCCGGCGCACGCATCGTGA